One stretch of uncultured Desulfovibrio sp. DNA includes these proteins:
- a CDS encoding NUDIX hydrolase, which yields MKISLYPSLGNTPDLQEVVDHNNIPLCIMRGEDILRQNLRHRAVGLLVRDRLGRALLTNRPGLGWGFSSFGRLPAGQSSEHKAQELFKNDWNHEGRILPLGVSPPGPDNFNAFVALYEGRMPASLATAAVRDPDQHMLVDYDELRGLGVHFGELLSPFLRQAVQSGLVRPR from the coding sequence ATGAAAATCAGCCTTTATCCTTCATTAGGCAACACTCCTGACTTGCAGGAGGTTGTAGACCACAACAATATACCGCTGTGCATCATGCGCGGCGAGGACATACTGCGGCAGAACCTGCGGCATCGGGCAGTGGGCCTGCTTGTGCGCGACCGGCTTGGGCGCGCCCTGCTGACGAACCGCCCTGGCCTTGGCTGGGGATTTTCGTCCTTCGGGAGGCTGCCCGCCGGGCAATCAAGCGAGCACAAGGCGCAGGAGCTGTTTAAAAACGACTGGAACCACGAGGGACGCATACTGCCGCTCGGCGTTTCCCCGCCTGGGCCGGACAACTTCAACGCCTTTGTGGCACTGTATGAAGGCCGCATGCCCGCCTCGCTGGCTACTGCCGCCGTGCGCGACCCGGATCAGCACATGCTGGTCGATTATGACGAACTGCGGGGCCTTGGCGTACACTTTGGCGAACTGCTATCGCCTTTTTTGCGGCAGGCGGTGCAGTCTGGCCTTGTGCGCCCGCGCTGA
- a CDS encoding rod shape-determining protein, which produces MILRRFFRFLSKDIAMDLGTANTLLYTRADGIVINEPSVVAIDTHKNSVLAVGASAKEYLGRTPQRIKAVRPMKDGVIADFDITREMISYFVRKAITGLRLVKPSMVICIPTGITQVEKRAVIDSAILAGAADVAMVEEPMAAAIGADLPIHEPLGNLVLDIGGGTSEVAVITMAGIANAQSVRVAGDAMNMAVQRYMRDVFRMEVGDNTAENVKKILGSAMPMPNAPVLEVSGKDLVRGAPRVVKVTEGHVREALREPVLAILGAVMRALEKTPPELAADIYRNGMLMAGGGSLLKGLDQFIARETRLKVFVDKDPLTTVLRGTARAMLDRQLYHSVFIN; this is translated from the coding sequence ATGATTCTACGGCGTTTCTTCAGATTCTTGTCCAAAGACATTGCCATGGATCTTGGCACTGCCAACACCCTGCTTTACACCAGGGCTGATGGCATTGTGATCAATGAACCATCGGTGGTGGCCATAGACACGCACAAGAATTCTGTTCTCGCCGTGGGCGCTTCAGCCAAGGAATATCTGGGCCGCACACCCCAGCGCATCAAGGCCGTGCGTCCCATGAAGGACGGCGTCATCGCCGACTTCGACATCACCCGCGAAATGATCTCCTACTTTGTGCGCAAGGCCATTACCGGGCTGCGGCTGGTTAAGCCCTCCATGGTCATCTGCATTCCAACGGGCATCACCCAGGTGGAAAAACGCGCGGTCATCGACTCGGCCATTCTGGCAGGTGCTGCCGATGTGGCCATGGTCGAGGAACCCATGGCGGCGGCAATCGGCGCTGACCTGCCCATTCATGAGCCTCTGGGCAATCTGGTGCTCGACATTGGCGGCGGCACAAGCGAGGTGGCTGTTATCACCATGGCGGGCATTGCCAATGCGCAGTCTGTGCGCGTGGCGGGCGATGCCATGAATATGGCCGTGCAACGCTACATGCGCGATGTTTTTCGCATGGAAGTTGGCGACAATACAGCGGAAAATGTGAAGAAGATTCTTGGTTCCGCCATGCCCATGCCCAATGCGCCGGTGCTCGAAGTTTCGGGCAAGGATCTGGTGCGCGGCGCGCCCCGCGTGGTCAAGGTGACGGAAGGCCATGTGCGCGAAGCCTTGCGCGAGCCTGTGCTGGCAATCCTTGGCGCAGTGATGCGCGCGCTGGAAAAAACGCCGCCTGAACTGGCTGCGGATATTTACCGTAACGGCATGCTCATGGCGGGCGGCGGTTCTCTGCTCAAGGGGCTGGATCAGTTTATCGCCAGAGAAACGCGCCTCAAGGTTTTTGTGGACAAAGACCCCCTGACCACCGTGCTGCGCGGCACGGCCCGCGCCATGCTTGACCGCCAGCTCTATCACTCGGTTTTCATTAACTAG
- a CDS encoding inositol monophosphatase family protein gives MFASQDILQGCLEIVRQSGDIVREHWAKPSNVRHKGRIDLVTQTDLAVEAFLKEKLANLVPGAAFMAEESSESEKEPDGLCWIIDPVDGTTNFVHRIPQVATSVALWNKDRVELGVVNIPMMNECFSAQRGQGAYLNGAPISVSKAETLGDALVATGFPYDFGGRLDRILERLSLVLPKSQGLRRIGAAAVDMAYVACGRLDMFYEEGLKPWDFAAGLLLVEEAGGKVTNLRGEAMHFGDVLMASNGLVHQEAVDLLGPTAV, from the coding sequence ATGTTTGCATCACAGGATATTTTGCAGGGATGTCTGGAAATTGTGCGCCAGAGCGGCGACATCGTGCGCGAGCACTGGGCAAAGCCCAGCAACGTGCGCCACAAGGGCCGCATTGATCTGGTCACGCAGACCGACCTGGCGGTGGAAGCCTTTTTGAAGGAAAAACTGGCAAACCTTGTGCCCGGCGCCGCCTTTATGGCGGAAGAAAGCAGCGAGAGCGAGAAGGAACCGGACGGCCTGTGCTGGATCATCGACCCAGTGGACGGCACAACCAACTTTGTGCACCGCATCCCGCAGGTGGCGACCTCAGTGGCGCTCTGGAACAAGGATCGTGTGGAGCTTGGCGTGGTCAACATTCCCATGATGAACGAATGCTTCAGTGCGCAGCGCGGGCAGGGCGCGTACCTCAACGGCGCGCCCATAAGCGTGAGCAAGGCTGAAACTCTGGGTGATGCGCTGGTGGCCACGGGCTTTCCTTATGACTTTGGCGGACGGCTCGACAGAATACTGGAACGCCTCTCCCTTGTGCTGCCCAAAAGCCAGGGCCTGCGCCGCATAGGCGCGGCGGCGGTGGATATGGCCTATGTGGCCTGCGGCAGGCTGGATATGTTTTATGAAGAAGGGCTGAAACCCTGGGATTTTGCCGCTGGCCTGCTGCTGGTGGAAGAAGCCGGGGGCAAGGTTACCAATTTGCGCGGCGAGGCCATGCATTTTGGTGATGTGCTCATGGCCTCCAACGGGCTGGTGCACCAGGAGGCTGTTGATCTGCTTGGCCCCACCGCCGTATAA
- a CDS encoding GAF domain-containing protein, translating to MPFATRNALPESRHACGRHHHQPHVPMTANSVEKHILSIVCSVFDAYSVVLFLPDEEGEAHHLAAAFSLGERIASNASVLPGKGLVGWIVRNRQPLLVPNFDQRQSNLGYYTGGEEANIKAFMGCPVPTGGALCVDSKRQYSFSDKDHKILQMFAELISRQQGSTGRQELAGDIPRYFAELSVIQDLRFRYKRWPQFLQNYLRIMVEATGFDYCAFASVDEPGETYCVESESARLLLTGEEPLILPMGSGITGWVFRNDQPVIAEGVEGAPATVLFGKLPDMPDFQAAICMPVMVNKSTRGVLCLAHTNPRQIDESLRSFVRQSVDHLALFLENLYLKMRLRTMLPRARVHNDGPQAYDPDTAPIPPTKEY from the coding sequence CATCAACCCCATGTGCCCATGACCGCCAACTCTGTTGAAAAGCATATTCTGAGCATCGTTTGCAGCGTTTTTGACGCTTATTCCGTAGTCCTTTTTCTGCCTGACGAAGAAGGCGAAGCGCACCACCTTGCGGCTGCCTTCAGCCTGGGTGAAAGGATTGCGTCCAACGCATCGGTGCTGCCCGGCAAGGGCCTTGTCGGCTGGATTGTTCGTAACCGGCAACCTCTGCTTGTGCCAAATTTTGACCAGCGCCAGAGCAACCTTGGCTACTACACCGGCGGCGAAGAGGCCAACATCAAGGCCTTTATGGGCTGCCCCGTGCCTACCGGCGGCGCGCTCTGCGTTGACAGCAAGCGACAGTACTCTTTTTCAGACAAAGACCACAAGATCCTGCAAATGTTCGCAGAGCTTATCTCCCGCCAGCAGGGTTCCACCGGACGGCAGGAGCTTGCAGGGGATATTCCGCGTTATTTTGCGGAATTGTCCGTTATTCAGGATCTGCGCTTTCGCTACAAGCGCTGGCCCCAGTTTTTGCAAAACTATCTGCGCATCATGGTTGAAGCCACGGGCTTTGACTACTGCGCCTTTGCCTCGGTGGACGAACCGGGCGAAACATATTGCGTTGAGAGCGAATCGGCCCGCCTGCTGTTGACCGGTGAAGAACCGCTTATCCTGCCCATGGGCAGCGGCATAACAGGCTGGGTTTTTCGCAACGACCAGCCAGTGATAGCCGAAGGCGTCGAAGGCGCGCCCGCCACTGTGCTGTTTGGCAAACTGCCGGATATGCCTGATTTTCAGGCTGCCATATGCATGCCTGTCATGGTCAACAAAAGCACGCGCGGCGTACTTTGCCTTGCGCACACCAATCCTCGGCAAATAGACGAATCCCTGCGCAGTTTTGTGCGTCAGTCTGTGGATCATCTGGCCCTGTTTTTGGAAAATCTGTATCTCAAAATGCGGCTCAGAACCATGTTGCCCAGAGCGCGGGTGCACAACGACGGCCCCCAGGCCTATGACCCAGACACTGCGCCCATTCCGCCAACAAAAGAATACTAA
- the rimI gene encoding ribosomal protein S18-alanine N-acetyltransferase — MNASTVRDERLQMLGPQHAAAMYEIERQCFPLPWSEEQCAAAFGQKAFSALGMFRHEALIGYISVYHTLDELEILNLAVLPDERRRGHGRRILGVVLRLARKMAINKILLEVRVGNRPAICLYESCGFKREGVRKKYYTDTGEDALIYLCSI, encoded by the coding sequence ATGAATGCTTCCACAGTGCGGGACGAACGCCTTCAGATGCTTGGGCCGCAGCATGCCGCCGCCATGTACGAGATTGAGCGCCAGTGCTTTCCTCTGCCCTGGTCAGAAGAGCAGTGCGCTGCCGCCTTTGGACAAAAGGCTTTTTCGGCATTGGGAATGTTCCGGCATGAGGCGCTGATTGGCTATATATCAGTGTACCACACGCTGGATGAACTGGAAATACTCAATCTTGCAGTTTTGCCGGATGAACGTCGCAGAGGACACGGGCGACGTATATTGGGCGTGGTCTTGCGCCTTGCGCGTAAAATGGCTATAAACAAAATCTTGCTTGAAGTCAGAGTGGGCAACAGGCCCGCTATTTGTCTGTATGAGAGTTGCGGCTTCAAGCGAGAGGGCGTGCGCAAAAAGTATTATACCGATACTGGCGAAGACGCGCTCATTTATCTTTGTTCCATCTGA